The Candidatus Eisenbacteria bacterium genome contains a region encoding:
- a CDS encoding Hsp20/alpha crystallin family protein, translating to MALVRWTPARDLFQVQNEMNRMLDEFFTPAGEATSVLRPSVDIEEHEEGYTVRAELPGMKQEDIKITLQNDQLVIRGEKRRAAEQKGSNYLRAELAYGTFERVFNLSQAVRGDKIEATYRDGVLEVRIPKAEESKAREIPIQTSR from the coding sequence ATGGCACTGGTTCGCTGGACTCCCGCGCGTGACCTCTTCCAGGTCCAGAACGAGATGAACCGCATGCTCGACGAGTTCTTCACCCCCGCCGGCGAAGCGACCTCGGTCCTGCGTCCCTCGGTGGACATCGAGGAGCACGAGGAGGGGTACACGGTCCGCGCCGAGCTTCCGGGAATGAAGCAGGAAGACATCAAGATCACGCTTCAGAACGATCAGCTCGTGATCCGCGGCGAGAAGCGGCGCGCGGCCGAGCAGAAGGGTTCGAACTACCTTCGTGCCGAGCTCGCGTACGGCACGTTCGAGCGCGTGTTCAACCTTTCGCAGGCCGTTCGGGGCGACAAGATCGAGGCGACCTATCGAGACGGCGTCCTCGAGGTTCGCATTCCGAAGGCCGAGGAGTCGAAGGCCCGCGAGATTCCGATCCAGACCTCGCGGTAA
- the dnaK gene encoding molecular chaperone DnaK, whose translation MGKIIGIDLGTTNSCVAVMEGGEPVVIPNAEGARTTPSVVAFTKAGERLVGQVAKRQAVTNPKNTIYSIKRFMGRQFSEVAEEAKNVPYTVKAGPNGEAVIEVEGKTYSPPEISAMILQKMKQTAEDYLGEKVSEAVITVPAYFNDRQRQATKDAGRIAGLDVKRIINEPTAASLAYGLDKKKDEKISVYDLGGGTFDISILELGEGVFEVKATNGDTHLGGDDFDKRVIDWLAEEFKKQEGIDLRKDAMALQRLKEAAEKAKIELSSVMQTDVNLPFITADASGPKHLNLTLTRAKYEQLVDDLIERTRPPVERALADAGLKASQIDEVILVGGATRTPKAQDLVRKVFGGKEPHKGVNPDEVVAIGAAIQGGVLAGDVKDVLLLDVTPLSLGIETLGGVSTKLIERNTTIPTKKSEIFSTASDSQTQVEIHVLQGERPMAQDNKTIGRFTLTGIPPAPRGIPQIEVTFDIDANGILHVTARDKATGKEQKIKIEASGGLSEAEIKRMVTDAESHADEDKRRREEIEVKNRGDALAYETEKNLRELGDKVDAESKTRVEGALDTLKKALERNDTAEIRTASEALTQVWNEVSSKLYQQAGGPQGGPGPEGGPGAPGGPEQAPPGGQGGKREGGDGAVDADYEVVK comes from the coding sequence ATGGGCAAGATCATCGGAATCGATCTCGGCACGACCAACTCGTGCGTGGCCGTGATGGAAGGCGGGGAGCCGGTCGTGATCCCGAACGCCGAGGGGGCCCGCACGACTCCTTCGGTCGTCGCATTCACGAAGGCCGGCGAGCGCCTGGTGGGCCAGGTGGCGAAGCGCCAGGCCGTCACGAATCCCAAGAACACCATCTACTCGATCAAGCGGTTCATGGGGCGCCAGTTCTCCGAAGTCGCGGAGGAGGCGAAGAACGTCCCCTACACGGTGAAGGCCGGCCCGAACGGCGAGGCCGTCATCGAGGTCGAGGGCAAGACGTACAGCCCGCCCGAGATCTCCGCAATGATCCTCCAGAAGATGAAGCAGACGGCGGAGGACTACCTGGGCGAGAAGGTGAGCGAGGCGGTCATCACCGTCCCCGCGTACTTCAACGACCGGCAGCGGCAGGCCACGAAGGACGCCGGGCGGATCGCGGGCCTCGACGTGAAGCGCATCATCAACGAGCCGACCGCGGCGTCGCTCGCCTACGGCCTCGACAAGAAGAAGGACGAGAAGATCTCCGTCTACGACCTGGGCGGCGGAACGTTCGACATCTCGATCCTCGAGCTCGGCGAGGGCGTCTTCGAGGTGAAGGCGACGAACGGCGACACGCACCTCGGGGGCGACGACTTCGACAAGCGCGTGATCGACTGGCTGGCCGAGGAGTTCAAGAAGCAGGAGGGGATCGACCTCCGCAAGGACGCGATGGCGCTCCAGCGTCTCAAGGAGGCCGCGGAGAAGGCCAAGATCGAGCTGAGCTCGGTGATGCAGACCGACGTCAACCTGCCGTTCATCACGGCCGACGCGAGCGGCCCGAAGCACCTCAACCTGACGCTGACACGCGCGAAGTACGAGCAGCTCGTGGACGACCTGATCGAGCGGACCAGGCCTCCGGTCGAGCGCGCGCTCGCCGATGCGGGGCTCAAGGCGTCGCAGATCGACGAGGTGATCCTCGTCGGCGGCGCGACCCGCACGCCGAAGGCGCAGGACCTGGTCCGGAAGGTGTTTGGCGGGAAGGAGCCCCACAAGGGCGTGAATCCCGACGAGGTCGTGGCGATCGGCGCCGCGATCCAGGGAGGCGTCCTGGCGGGCGACGTGAAGGACGTGCTCCTTCTCGACGTGACGCCGCTGTCGCTCGGCATCGAGACGCTGGGCGGGGTGAGCACGAAGCTCATCGAGCGGAACACCACGATCCCGACCAAGAAGAGCGAGATCTTCTCGACGGCGTCCGACAGCCAGACGCAGGTGGAGATCCACGTGCTCCAGGGCGAGCGTCCGATGGCGCAGGACAACAAGACCATCGGCCGGTTCACCCTCACGGGCATCCCGCCGGCTCCGCGCGGCATTCCGCAGATCGAGGTGACGTTCGACATCGACGCGAACGGCATCCTGCACGTGACGGCGCGCGACAAGGCGACCGGCAAGGAGCAGAAGATCAAGATCGAGGCGAGCGGCGGCCTCAGCGAGGCCGAGATCAAGCGCATGGTGACGGACGCCGAGTCCCACGCGGACGAGGACAAGCGCCGGCGCGAGGAGATCGAGGTCAAGAACCGCGGCGACGCGCTGGCCTACGAGACCGAGAAGAACCTCCGAGAATTGGGGGACAAGGTGGACGCCGAGTCGAAGACCCGGGTCGAGGGCGCGCTCGACACGCTGAAGAAGGCGCTCGAGCGGAACGACACGGCCGAGATCCGGACGGCGAGCGAGGCGCTCACCCAGGTCTGGAACGAGGTCAGCTCGAAGCTCTACCAGCAGGCGGGCGGCCCGCAGGGGGGTCCGGGGCCGGAGGGCGGGCCGGGCGCACCGGGTGGTCCGGAGCAGGCCCCGCCGGGCGGGCAGGGCGGCAAGCGCGAAGGCGGCGACGGCGCGGTGGACGCGGATTACGAAGTCGTGAAGTAG
- the msrA gene encoding peptide-methionine (S)-S-oxide reductase MsrA: MTANLEKATFAAGCFWGVESFFRAIPGVVDAVVGYTGGRAANPTYEQVCTGRTGHAEAVEVTYDPTRVSYATLLDVFFDNHDPTTPNRQGPDVGEQYRSAIFTHSPGQDREARAKVDDLTAAKRFRRSIVTQIVPAVPFYRAEEYHQRYFEKKGIAPACHVPPR; this comes from the coding sequence ATGACCGCGAATCTCGAGAAGGCCACGTTTGCCGCCGGATGTTTCTGGGGCGTCGAGTCGTTCTTCCGCGCCATTCCGGGCGTCGTCGACGCGGTGGTCGGATACACGGGCGGACGTGCCGCGAATCCAACGTACGAGCAGGTCTGCACCGGCAGGACCGGTCACGCTGAGGCGGTCGAGGTCACCTATGACCCCACGCGCGTGAGCTACGCGACGCTCCTGGACGTCTTCTTCGACAATCACGACCCGACAACGCCGAACCGGCAGGGACCCGACGTGGGAGAGCAGTACCGCTCCGCGATCTTCACGCACTCGCCCGGGCAGGACCGCGAGGCGCGCGCCAAGGTCGACGATCTGACGGCGGCGAAGCGCTTTCGCCGTTCGATCGTGACGCAGATCGTTCCCGCCGTGCCGTTCTACCGCGCGGAGGAGTATCACCAGCGCTACTTCGAGAAGAAGGGGATCGCGCCGGCCTGCCACGTGCCGCCTCGCTAG